The following is a genomic window from Deltaproteobacteria bacterium.
CCATGGTGATCGGCACGGTCATCGGCATCGTCTCCGGATACAGCGGGAAAGTCATCGATAACGTTCTGATGCGTATTACAGACTTTTTCCTGGTGATCCCCTGGCTGCCGCTGATGATGGTCCTGGCGGCCATTCTGGGCACCAGCATCTGGAATATCATCGTAGTGATCGGTGTCACCAGCTGGGCGGGCACCGCCCGGGTCGTTCGCTCCCAAACCCTGTCGGTCCGGGAGAACCAGTTCGTGGAACGGACGGTTTCCATCGGTGCCGGCAGCGGGCACATCATGCTGCATCACATCCTGCCCAATGTATTTCCTTTGGTCTTTGCCAACACGATCCTGATCGCTGCGGCGGCGATCACCTCGGAGACGACCCTGAGCTTTCTGGGTCTGGGGGATCCGGCCCACGCCAGCTGGGGGATGATGCTGCATTACGCCTTCGAAACCGGAGCCACCAGCACCGGCGCCTGGTGGTATTTTCTTCCGCCGGGGCTCTGCGTGGTCGCGGTGGTCCTGGCTTTTACGCTGATGGGGTATGCCTTTGATGAGATCCTGAACCCCAAACTGAAGGAGCGGTAAGGATTTGAAACTGTTAGAAGTCAACAATTTAAAGACGTACTTCAAAACCTCCAAGGGCATGCTCAAGGCCGTGGACGACGTGAGCTTCGATCTGGAACACGGAGAAGCTTTGGGACTGGTGGGAGAATCGGGCTGCGGTAAAACCACGAGTGCTCTGTCCATCGCCCGCCTGCTGCCCAAGGAAGGGCGGATCGTAGGCGGACAGATCCTGCTGGACGGCCGGGATGTGATCCCCGCGCCGGAGAGCGAGCTGCGCCGGCGGCGCTGGACGGAC
Proteins encoded in this region:
- a CDS encoding ABC transporter permease, translating into MVIGTVIGIVSGYSGKVIDNVLMRITDFFLVIPWLPLMMVLAAILGTSIWNIIVVIGVTSWAGTARVVRSQTLSVRENQFVERTVSIGAGSGHIMLHHILPNVFPLVFANTILIAAAAITSETTLSFLGLGDPAHASWGMMLHYAFETGATSTGAWWYFLPPGLCVVAVVLAFTLMGYAFDEILNPKLKER